DNA from Asanoa sp. WMMD1127:
CCGTGAGCGGACATGACCACACCCACACCCACAGCCATGACCACGGCCACGGCCTCAGCCGGCGCGGCCTGCTCGCCGGCGCCGGCGCCGGCGGCCTCCTCCTGCTGACCGCGACGCCGGGCACCGCGCAGGCGGCCCGCGTCCAGGTCGCGCCCGGCCTCGCCGCCGGCGCGGACCGCGCGTCCCGGATCACCACGGGCACGACCCTGGTGCACGGCGACATGCACAACCACACGCTGATGTCCGACGGCGACGGCAACCCCGACCTCGTCTTCGGCTCGATGCGCGACGCCGGCCTCGACGTCGCCGCCCTCACCGACCACACCACGCTCTTCGCGATCGAAGGGCTCAGCCGGTCGGAGTGGAACCGGGCCGGGGCGCTCGCCGACGCCGCCAACACCCCGGGCGCCTACACCGCCATCCGCGGCTTCGAGTGGAGCCACCCGCTGCTGGGCCACGCCAACGTCTGGTTCAGCAACAACTACGTCGACCTGGGCGGCGCCAGCAACATGGGCCGCTTCTTCTCGTGGCTGACCGGGTCCGGCGGCGTCGCCGGCTTCAACCACCCGGGCCGCGAGATCCTGCGGTTCGACAACTTCAGCTTCAACAGCGGCGCCCGCGAGCAGATGGTCAGCATGGAGATCTTCAACCGGGGCGACGACTACCTGTTCGACGGGTGGTCCGATACCGGTTCGTC
Protein-coding regions in this window:
- a CDS encoding CehA/McbA family metallohydrolase; translation: MSGHDHTHTHSHDHGHGLSRRGLLAGAGAGGLLLLTATPGTAQAARVQVAPGLAAGADRASRITTGTTLVHGDMHNHTLMSDGDGNPDLVFGSMRDAGLDVAALTDHTTLFAIEGLSRSEWNRAGALADAANTPGAYTAIRGFEWSHPLLGHANVWFSNNYVDLGGASNMGRFFSWLTGSGGVAGFNHPGREILRFDNFSFNSGAREQMVSMEIFNRGDDYLFDGWSDTGSSPLVACLNAGWRTGLIGVTDEHGTNWGFQEGLGRAGLWVTGNTRNEVLAAMRARRFFATRVSGFRLDATAGGVRMGGVLGITSGAVQFQVDLDRGAEWVGKPLHIQVLRPDSRAPRVVDVIETTAGAVATFTVPLNVADGNWVVLRVSDPTQPNPSPGPANHPCNDFGVAYSSPWWLQP